In Lysinibacillus sp. FSL M8-0337, the following proteins share a genomic window:
- the purK gene encoding 5-(carboxyamino)imidazole ribonucleotide synthase: MTKIIYPGQTIGIIGGGQLGRMMALAAKEAGFKIAVLEPTMDSPCGQVADIRIVAPYDDEAALEELAEVSDVITYEFENIDYDGLKRLTQMAYVPQGAELVRITQNRVTEKEAIVKAGCPVAPYIVANTYEELVASIDKISYPCIVKTARGGYDGKGQQLLNSAADLPLAEGLFAHSQCIAEGFVPFVKEVSVIVQRNGDGELYCQPVGENIHVHHILHETIVPARIEKMTAQSAEQEAIKIADYLNLVGTLAVEMFVLENGEIIINELAPRPHNSGHYSIEACNISQFHQHIRAICGWPLRKPQLWAPSIMVNVLGQHVMPLSNSIAKYPEWSLHLYGKAEAKVNRKMGHVTIMTKDLEATLQQIESSGIWSE; encoded by the coding sequence GTGACAAAAATTATTTATCCAGGACAAACGATAGGTATTATCGGAGGAGGACAGCTTGGCCGTATGATGGCACTTGCTGCAAAGGAAGCAGGATTTAAAATAGCTGTTCTTGAGCCGACAATGGATTCACCATGTGGACAGGTTGCAGATATTCGAATTGTGGCACCTTATGATGATGAGGCTGCATTAGAGGAACTTGCAGAAGTCAGTGACGTTATTACGTATGAGTTTGAAAATATCGATTACGATGGTTTAAAACGATTAACTCAAATGGCTTACGTACCACAAGGAGCTGAATTAGTACGCATTACACAAAACCGTGTGACTGAGAAGGAAGCAATTGTGAAAGCTGGCTGTCCAGTAGCTCCTTATATAGTAGCTAATACATATGAGGAATTGGTCGCGAGTATTGACAAGATCAGTTATCCGTGTATCGTAAAAACTGCAAGAGGTGGCTATGATGGCAAAGGGCAGCAGCTTCTAAATTCAGCAGCGGATTTACCATTAGCAGAAGGGCTTTTCGCTCATTCACAATGTATTGCTGAAGGGTTTGTACCTTTTGTGAAAGAAGTATCAGTTATTGTACAGCGAAACGGTGATGGAGAATTATATTGTCAGCCTGTTGGTGAAAATATTCATGTTCATCATATTTTACACGAAACAATTGTACCTGCTCGTATCGAAAAGATGACAGCACAGTCTGCTGAGCAAGAGGCTATAAAAATAGCTGATTACTTAAATTTAGTAGGGACGCTGGCGGTAGAAATGTTCGTTTTAGAAAACGGCGAAATTATTATTAATGAACTAGCACCGAGACCTCATAATTCTGGTCACTATTCAATAGAGGCATGTAATATATCACAATTCCATCAGCATATCCGTGCTATTTGTGGTTGGCCATTGCGCAAACCGCAACTTTGGGCACCATCAATAATGGTGAATGTATTAGGGCAGCATGTTATGCCACTTAGTAACTCAATTGCAAAATATCCTGAATGGTCATTGCATCTTTATGGGAAAGCTGAAGCTAAGGTGAACCGTAAGATGGGCCACGTAACGATTATGACAAAAGATTTAGAAGCAACATTACAACAAATCGAAAGTTCTGGCATTTGGTCAGAATAG
- the purE gene encoding 5-(carboxyamino)imidazole ribonucleotide mutase, with the protein MNPKIGVIMGSSSDWETMKHACDILDELQVPYEKKVVSAHRTPDLMFEYAEAARGRGIQVIIAGAGGAAHLPGMVAAKTTLPVIGVPVQSRALNGLDSLLSIVQMPGGVPVATVAIGKAGATNAGLLAAQILSTTDIELANKLDARREATKQQVLESTGDLV; encoded by the coding sequence ATGAATCCGAAAATCGGTGTCATTATGGGTAGTTCAAGTGACTGGGAAACTATGAAACATGCGTGTGATATTTTAGATGAATTACAAGTACCGTACGAGAAAAAAGTAGTATCAGCACATCGTACGCCTGATTTAATGTTTGAGTACGCTGAAGCAGCACGTGGGCGAGGTATTCAAGTGATTATTGCAGGTGCTGGAGGTGCAGCACATTTACCAGGTATGGTAGCAGCTAAAACAACATTACCTGTTATTGGCGTGCCAGTACAATCTCGTGCACTTAATGGTCTTGATTCACTGTTATCAATTGTACAAATGCCAGGTGGTGTACCTGTAGCAACTGTTGCAATCGGAAAAGCAGGTGCAACAAATGCAGGTTTGCTTGCAGCGCAAATTTTGTCGACAACAGACATAGAGCTTGCTAATAAACTAGATGCTAGACGCGAGGCGACGAAGCAACAAGTATTGGAAAGCACAGGTGACTTAGTGTGA
- a CDS encoding NETI motif-containing protein, with amino-acid sequence MGKKQIWYEVEENETIEQCLERMRQDGYMAMGRKEEPIFHLVNGEPTYLRQKIQFKAMLCQDSD; translated from the coding sequence TTGGGCAAAAAGCAAATTTGGTATGAAGTAGAAGAAAATGAAACAATCGAACAATGTTTGGAGAGAATGCGTCAAGATGGATATATGGCGATGGGACGGAAGGAAGAGCCTATTTTTCATCTAGTAAATGGCGAACCAACGTATTTACGTCAAAAAATACAATTTAAAGCGATGTTATGTCAAGATTCTGACTAA